A genomic region of Peromyscus eremicus chromosome 19, PerEre_H2_v1, whole genome shotgun sequence contains the following coding sequences:
- the LOC131896114 gene encoding LOW QUALITY PROTEIN: uncharacterized protein LOC131896114 (The sequence of the model RefSeq protein was modified relative to this genomic sequence to represent the inferred CDS: inserted 1 base in 1 codon; deleted 1 base in 1 codon; substituted 2 bases at 2 genomic stop codons): protein MGQTVTTPLSLTMDHWSDVKARGNNEGVIVKKKKWITLCKAEWVMMNVGWPREGSFNLSLILQVEGKVFAPNPYGHPDQVPYIAIWRSLVENPFPWVKPFLPAGPAPRPAAAEAAPAAASAAAAALAATIRPLADAKEDEMSSPIAGRLRGRREGPPTESQAFPLREGPNQQLQYWPFSASDLYNWKQHNPPFSRDPVALTNLIESILVTHRPTWDDCQQLLQTLLTVEEKQRVFLEARKQVPGDDGRPSQLPNVIDAAFPLTRPNWDFNTPEGREHLRLYRQLLLAGLRAAARRPTNLAQVRNVIQGKEETPAAFLERLKEAYRMYTPYDPEDPGQAPGIILSFIYQSSSDIRAKLQRLEGLQALGLPDLVKEAEKVFNKRETPEEREEKRWQKQEERDRKQHREIKKVLAAVVSQGQRREGDRSGERRRPPLDKDQCAYCKEKGHWARECPKKPQGPRRPKPKTVDLLSLEDXGGRGQEPPPEPRITLKIGGQPVTFLVDTGAEHSVLTHAGVPLSRHSALVQGATGNKRYYWTIERKVQLASGQVTHSFLHIPECPHPLLGRYLLTKLKAQIYFDEKGPRVTGPKGNPLQILVLNLEEEYRLFESEPPAKSPEELQNWLREFPHAWAETGGLGLARDQPPLMISLKASATPVSIRQYPMSREAHEGIKPHIRRLLDQGVLKPCQSPWNTPLLPVRKPGTGDYRPVQDLREVNKRVEDIHPTVPNPYNLLSTLPPTHVWYTVLDLKDAFFCIRLHPQSQLLFAFEWRDPEQGLSGQLTWTRLPQGFKNSPTLFDEALHADLAGFRVEHPTLTLLQYVDDLLLAARSWTECLEGTRALLARLGQKGYRASAKKAQICRDKVTYLGYTLSGGQRWLTEARKETIISIPPPQNPRQVREFLGTAGYCRLWIPGFAELAAPLYPLTKPGAMFQWEEEHQKAFQQIKKALLEAPALGLPDLTKPFELFIDENSGFAKGVLVQRLGPWRRPVAYLSKKLDSVATGWPPCLRMVAAIAVLLKDAGKLTLGQPLTVLASHAVEALVRQPPDRWLSNARMTYYQALLLDSDXVTFGPVGSLNPATLLPLPSPSVEHDCLQILAEAHGTRPDLTDQPLKNPDVVWYTDGSSFLEGGERKAGAAVTTESEVIWASALPPGTSAQRAELIALTQALRMAEGKKLTVYTDSRYAFATAHVHGEIYRRRGLLTSAGKEIKNKKEILDLLKALFLPLQLSIVHCPGHQKGDSQVARGNRLADLTAQTAASQPAGDSQLMAIQETLEPPQSKREPMPYSPEDHEQAKKMGADWDSQRQAYMLGNRMVMPTSHTRYMLRFLHALTHLSKNKMKTLLDNENTGTVLLNQDRVLQQVSSTCPACTQVNAGKIHLNKGARQRGHRPGVHWEIDFTEIKPRLYGYRYLLVFVDTFSGWIEAFPTKNETANVVTKKLLEEIFPRYGMPHILGSDNGPAFVSLVSQKVAKLLGVNWKLHCAYRPQSSGQVERANRTIKETLTKLTLATGTRDWVLLFPWXLYRARNTPGPHGLTPFEILYGAPPPVMKFLHPDISSFATSTTLEAHLQALQLVQKEIWKPLAKAYREQLDKPVVPHPFQIGDSVWVRRHQTKNLESRWKGPYTVLLTTPTALKVDGIAAWIHASHLLARGNALVSGPNEAGESELMSVAPVTTKDPMETQSLGYHL, encoded by the exons atgggacagaccgtcaccaccccactgagcctaaccatggaccactggtccgatgttaaggcccgaggaaacaatgaaggtgtcattgtcaaaaagaaaaaatggatcaccctctgcaaggccgaatgggtcatgatgaatgttggctggccgcgagaaggatcctttaacctctctcttattttacaggtggagggcaaggtttttgcccctaatccttatggacaccccgaccaggtcccatacatcgccatctggagatctctggtcgaaaatccatttccatgggtcaagcctttcctccca GCTGGACCCGCTCCGCGACCCGCCGCCGCGGAGGCGGCTCCCGCCGCCGCCTCCGCGGCGGCGGCCGCATTAGCGGCCACGATccggccgttggcagatgctaag gaagatgagatGTCGTCCCCCATTGCCGGCCGCCTCCGCGGCCGCCGGGAGGGACCCCCTACTGAGTCCCAAGCTTTCCCACTCAGAGAAGGGCCGAACCAACAACTCCAATATTGGCCTTTCTCTGCTTCAGACCTTTACAACTGGAAACAACATAACCCCCCTTTTTCCAGGGATCCTGTGGCATTGACTAACCTGATTGAATCCATCCTGGTGACTCACAGGCCGACTTGGGACgattgtcagcagctcctgcagaccctcttaacagtagaggaaaagcagagagttttcctggaggcccggaagcaggttccAGGCGATGACGGGAGGCCATCCCAACTCCCGAATGTCATCGATGCGGCTTTTCCCTTGACTCGCCCTAACTGGGATTTCAAtacgcctgaaggtagggagcatctacgtctctatcgccagttgctcttagcgggtctccgagcggccgctagaaggcctaccaatttggctcaggtaaggaatgtgatacagggaaaggaagagacacccgctgcatttctagaaagattgaaggaagcttataggatgtatactccgtatgatccagaagatccaggtcaggctccaggtattatcctatcatttatctatcagtctagttcagacatcagagccaaattgcagcggttggagggtTTACAGGCattagggttgccagacctagtgaaggaagcagagaaagtattcaataagagagaaactcctgaagagcgtgaggaaaagagatggcagaaacaagaagaaagggataggaaacagcatagggagataaagaaagttCTGGCTGCCGTTGTATCTcagggacagcggagagagggagacaggtcaggagaacgaaggaggccacccctagataaagatcaatgtgcttactgcaaggagaagggacactgggcccgagaatgccccaagaagccacaaggaccccgccggcccaagcccaagactGTGGACCTCCTTAGTTTggaggactaggggggtcgaggccaggag cccccccctgagcctaggataaccctcaagatcggggggcagcccgtgaccttcctggttgatactggtgccgaacattcagtcctaactcatgccggagtgcctcttagccggcattctgcactggtgcagggggcaactggaaacaagagatattattggactatcgagagaaaagtccaactggcttcagggcaagtaactcactcctttctgcacatacctgaatgcccccatccgctgttaggacggtacctactaaccaaattaaaagcgcaaatctattttgatgagaagGGACCGAGGGTCACGGGTCCTAAAGGGAACCCTCTACAAATCCTTGTcctcaatttagaggaagaataccgtttgtttgagtcagaacccccggcgaaatcacctgaggagctacagaactggttgagagagtttcctcacgcctgggcagagactgggggcctggggttggcacgcgatcagccaccgctgatgatctcattaaaggcctccgcgACCCCCGTTTCAATCAGACAatacccaatgtcacgggaagctcatgagggaatcaaaccccatatccggaggctcctggaccaaggggtgctgaagccctgtcagtccccatggaacacccctctcttgcctgttaggaaaccggggacaggggactacaggCCAGTCCAGGATTTGAGAGAGGTCAATAAGCGGGTGGAGGACATACACCCCACGGTGCCTAACCCCTATAACCTTCTGAGCACCCTTCCGCCGACTCACGTCTGGTACACTGTACTAGACCTGAAGGATGCTTTTTTCTGTATAAGGCTACACCCTCAGAGTCAATTACTGTTCGCTTTCGAATGGAGGGACCCTGAACAAGGGCTCTCGGGACAACTCACCTGGACTCGGCTCCCTCAGGGCTTCAAGAACAGCCCAACCCTCTTTGATGAGGCCCTGCATGCAGATTTGGCCGGGTTCCGGGTCGAGCACCCGACCCTGACTCTGCTCCAGTACGTGGATGACCTACTTCTGGCAGCCAGAAGTTGGACCGAGTGCCTGGAGGGCACTCGGGCCTTACTGGCCAGACTTGGACAGAAGGGTTATAGAGCCTCGGCCAAGAAAGCTCAAATATGCCGAGATAAGGTTACCTACCTGGGCTACACCCTGAGCGGGGGGCAAAGGTGGCTAACAGAAGCAAGGAAGGAGACGATAATCTCCATTCCCCCTCCTCAGAACCCCCGCCAAGTTCGAGAGTTCCTGGGTACGGCTGGGTACTGCCGCCTTTGGATTCCTGGCTTTGCCGAACTGGCAGCCCCATTATACCCCCTCACTAAACCAGGGGCCATGTTCCAATGGGAAGAGGAGCATCAGAAAGCATTCCAACAGATCAAGAaggccttacttgaggccccggctctgggtctgccagatCTTACCAAACCCTTTGAACTGTTTATAGATGAGAACTCGGGCTTTGCTAAAGGGGTGCTGGTGCAAAGACTGGGACCTTGGAGGAGACCTGTGGCGTACTTGTCCAAGAAGTTGGACTCGGTGGCTACAGGATGGCCTCCATGCCTCCGCATGGTAGCAGCCATCGCCGTCCTACTTAAGGACGCCGGGAAATTGACCCTGGGCCAGCCCCTGACCGTGCTGGCCTCTCATGCTGTGGAGGCCCTGGTCCGACAACCACCGGACAGATGGCTTTCCAACGCCAGAATGACTTATTACCAGGCCTTACTCTTGGACTCGGATTGAGTCACCTTCGGACCAGTAGGCTCCCTTAACCCCGCCACCTTGCTGCCACTACCTAGTCCCTCTGTAGAACATGACTGCCTCCAGATTCTAGCTGAGGCACATGGCACCCGCCCTGACCTGACGGATCAGCCGCTCAAGAATCCAGACGTCGTCTGGTATACAGATGGGAGCAGTTTCCTGGAAGGAGGAGAGCGCAAGGCCGGAGCAGCCGTCACCACCGAGTCCGAAGTAATATGGGCCTCGGCACTCCCGCCTGGGACCTCGGCCCAGCGAGCGGAATTGATCGCTCTCACCCAAGCTCTCcggatggcagaaggtaagaagCTTACTGTGTATACAGACAGCAGATACGCCTTCGCCACTGCACATGTCCATGGTGAAATTTACAGACGAAGAGGACTGCTGACATCGGCGGGGAAGgagatcaaaaacaaaaaggaaatcctgGACCTCCTAAAGGCCCTATTCCTTCCGCTTCAGCTCAGTATTGTCCATTGTCCAGGACACCAGAAGGGGGACTCTCAGGTAGCTAGAGGGAATCGCCTGGCGGATTTGACCGCCCAGACAGCGGCCTCCCAGCCGGCAGGAGATAGCCAGTTGATGGCTATACAGGAAACCCTGGAGCCTCCTCAATCCAAGAGAGAGCCCATGCCATACAGCCCCGAGGATCATGAGcaggcaaagaaaatgggggcggatTGGGACTCTCAGAGGCAAGCCTATATGCTAGGGAACCGGATGGTCATGCCAACCTCCCATACCCGATATATGCTGAGGTTCCTTCATGCGCTGACCCATTTgagcaagaataaaatgaagacccTACTGGACAATGAAAATACTGGGACTGTGCTATTAAACCAGGACCGGGTGCTTCAGCAGGTATCTTCCACCTGCCCAGCCTGTACTCAGGTCAATGCAGGAAAGATTCATCTAAACAAAGGGGCTCGTCAACGAGGGCATCGCCCAggtgtacattgggaaatagacttcacagaaattaaacccagactctatgggtaccggtacctcctggtcttcgtggacaccttttcaggatggattgaggcatttccaaccaagaatgaaacggctaacgtggtaacaaagaaactgttggaagagatcttccccaggtatgggatgcctcatatattggggtcggacaacgggcctgccttcgtttctctggtaagtcagaaagtggccaaattattgggggttaattggaaactccattgcgcataccgcccccagagttcaggacaggtagagcgagctaataggacaattaaggagactttaaccaaattaacgcttgcaactggcactagagattgggtgctcctattccctt ctctttaccgagcccggaatactcctgggccgcacggcctaaccccttttgaaattctatatggggccccacctccagtcatgaaatttctccatcctgatatctccTCTTTTGCCACCAGCAccactttagaggcacatctacaggccctccagctggtgcagaaggagatctggaaacccttggctaaagcctaccgagagcagctggacaagccggtggtcccccaccctttccagattggggactccgtttgggtccggcgccaccagactaagaatctagagtcacggtggaaggggccctacactgtcttgctgaccacccccactgcactcaaggtcgacgggattgctgcatggatccacgcctctcat